The following nucleotide sequence is from Congzhengia minquanensis.
GTATCCGGGGGACGTGCTTCAGGCCGCTATCGGTCAGTCGGACAACTTGTTTTCTCCCTTAGCATTGGCAAACTACACAGCCACGTTGGCCAACGGGGGAACAAACTATAAAACAAAGCTTTTAAAGGCTGTGAAATCAGAAACAGATGAAACCATTTTAAAATCGGCGCAGCCCCAAATTAACCAGATGGCAGGTGCGTCGAAAGAGGCGCTGACCGCAGTGAAGGACGGAATGCTAAAGGTAACGGAACCGGGGGGAACGGCCTATTCCGTGTTTGCAGGCCTTCCCGTGTCTGTTGCGGGCAAAACAGGATCGGCCCAGGTACCCGGCGGCACAAACGGCCTGTTTGTCGGCTATGCCCCTGCGGAAAATCCCCAGATTGCCGTCAGTGTGGTGCTGGAAAACGGCGATTCGGGAACCAAGGCGGCAAGGGTCGCCCGGGAAGTATTGGAAAGCTACTTTGAAAAACCGAAAACTGACGATAAAAAACCAACAGAAGAAAAACCATATACGCTTCTTCCGTAACATAAATTTTTAACGTGAAACAGAAAGGACATGCTGCAAATGATTATTTTAAAAGGAAGCCCGAAAGGAATTTCCGTTTCGGTAGACGATACAGATTTTGAAACAGGCCGCGCAGAGCTGATAGAAAAGCTTTCTGCCTCGAAAGAGTTTTTTAAAGACATTGCGCTGGAGGTCTTTCTAACCAGCAACTCCCTTACCGAAGCTGAGGTTTATCTGCTTCAGCCCGCGGTGCGCGAGGCCCTGTGCGAAACAGATGTTACGTTCATTGAAACAGAACCGAAAATGATTCCCAAAAAGCATTCTCCCTTAGACGAATTGGGTACGGATGAAGGCATTACAAAGTTTTGCAGAAAGACGGTGAAAGCCGGCGAAACGGTGGAATATGACAACAACTTGGTTGTCATCGGTGATGTGGAGGCTGGTGCGAAGGTGATTGCCGGCGGAAATGTGTTTATTTTAGGCTCTTTATATGGCAGCGTGCATGCCGGTGCCGGCGGCAGAAAAGACGCCGCTGTGGTTGCAATGAAGCTTATGCCCGAGCGGCTTTTAATCTGCGATTTGTCGGTTAAAGTGAAGCAAAGTGCAATTAAGCGGTTGTTTTCTAATGTACCGGAAATTGCCTATATTGCCGGAAATGCTATAAAAATTGAACAATATACATAAAAAAGAAGTTAAATAATTGTGAACTTTATATGAAATATACAAAAAAAACGAAATTTGCTGTGGACTTCATACCTTATCTATGGTATAATATGCACAGATAATCCTTGCTATGCAAGACTTCGGCTCCGCCGATTTGCGCTAAGCGCAGAAGTGCATATTGACGGCTTTGCAAGAATGTCCTTGCAAGCAAATATTTTTGCTTTATGGTAAAATAACCACGAAATGATTCATTTATTTAAAAATTGCAGACAGGAGGGTATGGAATGAATATTGCGTTGATCGCGCATGATAAGAAAAAGGAATTGATGGTGCAGTTCTGCATTGCATATAAAGGAATTCTTGCCAAGCACATGCTGTGTGCCACAGGAACAACCGGCGGGTTGGTGTCAGACGCAACGGGCCTTTCCGTTCACAGATTTTTGTCGGGCCCCCAGGGCGGCGACCAGCAGATTGGAGCAAGAATTGCCTATAATGAAATCGATTTGGTGCTGTTTTTCCGCGACCCTTTAACGGCACAGCCTCACGAGCCAGACGTTTCGGCCCTATTAAGGCTTTGCGACGTGCACAATGTGCCGTTAGCCACCAATGTTGCCACGGCCGAGGTTTTGGTGCGGGGATTAGAGCGCGGCGATTTAGACTGGCGTGACATTGTAAACCCAAAAGATAAATAAAAATCTGTAGAATATAAAACGGCTGCTGTGCATTCGCACAGCAGCCGTTTTGTCATTTTTTATTTCTTTTTCGCCTTTTTCCGCTTGCTGATTTTCACAAGAACATAAGAGAGGAACAACAGCACAATGGTAATTAAAATGCAAAGCGCCGCCCGAAATTCAAAGTCAAAGGTTTCCTGCGCGTTCGAAACAGCGCTGTCCGCACCGGATTGCAGGGACGACACAGTGGTAACAGGTGAAACATCGTAAAGCAGCATAAACGTTTTATAAAGAATTTCCGCTCCCTCTGCCCGCGTAACCGCGCCGGAGGGAGAAAAGGCCCCCACATTGTTCACCAGGCCGCACTGGGCTGCAACGGCAATGTCCGGCCGCGCCCACTGGGAAATTTGGTCTGCGTCGGTAAAATTTAAATATGCATCGTCGTTTTCAGGATATGCATATCCTTTTTTTTCTGTCAGCGTTCTGCCGCAAAAGGTAACCACCTGTTCTTTAGAGACCGGCTCGCTGCCGCGGAATGTTCCGTCCGCATAGCCCGCCGCAATGTTTTGTTCCTCAGCGGAGGCAACATAGCGGTAAAATTCGCTGTTTTCCGGCACATCGGAAAACGCCGACTTTGCATCCACGTTGGTAGCATAAAACATCTTTACCAAAGCGGCCGTAAAATCATAGCGGCTTAGGGTAGCCTCCGGTTTAAAATTGTTGTGCTTGTCCAGAGTAAAAATCCCTTTCGATACCATAAAGCGAATGGCCTCCTTTGTGCCGGAGGGCACGCCGCCAATGTCATTCATGGTGATGTCGTTTTCCACAATGTCATAGTCGCCGGAATAGTTGGTTGAAAATTCAATGGTTTTGTTCTTGGGGTCGAACTGCCCGCCCCAGT
It contains:
- the mgsA gene encoding methylglyoxal synthase encodes the protein MNIALIAHDKKKELMVQFCIAYKGILAKHMLCATGTTGGLVSDATGLSVHRFLSGPQGGDQQIGARIAYNEIDLVLFFRDPLTAQPHEPDVSALLRLCDVHNVPLATNVATAEVLVRGLERGDLDWRDIVNPKDK
- a CDS encoding septum site-determining protein MinC, giving the protein MIILKGSPKGISVSVDDTDFETGRAELIEKLSASKEFFKDIALEVFLTSNSLTEAEVYLLQPAVREALCETDVTFIETEPKMIPKKHSPLDELGTDEGITKFCRKTVKAGETVEYDNNLVVIGDVEAGAKVIAGGNVFILGSLYGSVHAGAGGRKDAAVVAMKLMPERLLICDLSVKVKQSAIKRLFSNVPEIAYIAGNAIKIEQYT